A window of the Scandinavium goeteborgense genome harbors these coding sequences:
- the puuC gene encoding aldehyde dehydrogenase PuuC: MDFQHLNYWQEKAKNISLETRLFINGEYCQAQDNSTFEIVDPAGQCPLAQVARGKKADVDIAVRGAREVFERGDWSQASPAKRKAVLTKLADLMEQHHEELALLETLDTGKPIRHSLLDDIPGAARAIRWYAEAIDKVYGEVATTGVNELALIVREPIGVVAAVVPWNFPLLLACWKLGPALASGNSVILKPSEKSPLTALRLAQLAKQAGLPDGVFNVISGFGHEAGQALSQHPDVDVITFTGSTRTGKQLLKDAGDSNMKRVWLEAGGKSANIVFADCPDLEKAAANTAAGIFYNQGQVCIAGTRLLLEESIADHFIALLKEQAKNWQPGNPLDPKTTMGTLIDNAHADTVHSFIRDGETQGTLALDGRDGKHPAAIGPTIFVDTAPTARVGRDEIFGPVLVVTRFKTEAQALELANDSEYGLGAAVWTNDLSRAHRMSRRLKAGSVFVNNYNDGDMTVPFGGYKQSGNGRDKSLHALEKFSELKTIWIALEP, translated from the coding sequence ATGGACTTTCAGCATCTGAATTACTGGCAGGAAAAAGCGAAAAATATCTCTTTAGAAACCCGTTTGTTTATTAATGGCGAATACTGCCAGGCGCAAGACAATAGCACCTTTGAAATTGTGGACCCCGCCGGACAATGCCCGCTTGCCCAAGTGGCGCGCGGGAAAAAAGCCGATGTGGATATCGCCGTGCGCGGTGCTCGCGAGGTTTTCGAGCGCGGAGACTGGTCGCAAGCATCGCCTGCTAAACGCAAAGCGGTGCTGACTAAGTTGGCGGATTTGATGGAACAGCATCACGAGGAGCTGGCGCTGCTGGAGACACTCGACACCGGCAAGCCTATTCGCCATAGCCTGCTTGATGATATTCCCGGCGCGGCCCGCGCTATCCGCTGGTATGCCGAAGCTATCGACAAAGTGTATGGCGAAGTCGCCACCACCGGGGTGAACGAGCTGGCGCTGATTGTGCGTGAACCGATTGGCGTGGTGGCCGCCGTGGTGCCGTGGAACTTCCCGCTGCTGCTAGCCTGCTGGAAACTGGGCCCGGCGCTGGCGTCAGGCAATAGCGTTATCCTCAAACCTTCCGAGAAATCCCCGTTAACCGCCCTTCGTCTGGCGCAGCTGGCGAAACAAGCCGGGCTGCCAGACGGCGTATTCAACGTCATCAGTGGCTTTGGTCATGAAGCGGGCCAGGCGCTGTCTCAGCATCCGGACGTGGACGTCATCACCTTCACCGGCTCGACCCGCACCGGCAAACAGCTGCTGAAAGACGCGGGTGACAGCAACATGAAACGCGTGTGGCTGGAAGCTGGCGGCAAGAGCGCCAACATTGTGTTCGCCGATTGCCCGGATCTTGAAAAAGCCGCCGCCAACACCGCCGCAGGCATTTTCTACAACCAGGGTCAGGTGTGTATCGCCGGGACGCGACTGCTGCTGGAAGAGAGCATCGCCGACCATTTCATCGCGCTGCTGAAAGAGCAGGCTAAAAACTGGCAGCCGGGTAATCCGCTCGATCCGAAAACGACCATGGGTACGCTGATCGATAACGCCCATGCCGACACCGTGCACAGTTTTATTCGCGACGGTGAAACTCAGGGCACGCTGGCGCTGGATGGCCGCGACGGCAAACATCCGGCGGCTATCGGCCCGACAATTTTTGTCGATACCGCACCGACAGCTCGTGTGGGTCGCGATGAAATCTTCGGCCCGGTGCTGGTTGTCACCCGCTTTAAAACCGAAGCGCAGGCGCTGGAGCTGGCCAACGACAGTGAATACGGACTCGGCGCTGCCGTGTGGACCAACGACCTGTCACGTGCGCACCGCATGAGCCGCCGCCTGAAAGCCGGTTCCGTGTTTGTGAACAACTATAACGATGGCGACATGACCGTGCCGTTCGGTGGTTATAAGCAGAGCGGTAACGGGCGCGATAAGTCCCTGCACGCCCTGGAAAAATTTAGTGAACTGAAAACTATCTGGATTGCCCTGGAGCCTTAA
- the puuR gene encoding HTH-type transcriptional regulator PuuR, translating to MSDDGLAPGKRLSAIRQQLGLSQRRAAELSGLTHSAISTIEQDKVSPAISTLQKLLKVYGLSLSEFFADPEKPDEPQVVINQDDLIEIGSQGVSMKLVHNGNPNRTLAMIFETYQPGTTTGERIKHQGEEIGTILEGDVILTINGQDYHLVAGQSYAINTGIPHSFSNTSAGICRIISAHTPTTF from the coding sequence ATGAGCGATGACGGCCTGGCGCCGGGTAAACGTTTGTCAGCGATCCGCCAACAATTGGGTCTTTCACAACGTCGTGCCGCCGAACTGTCTGGATTAACGCATAGTGCCATCAGCACCATAGAACAGGACAAAGTCAGTCCTGCCATCAGTACCTTGCAAAAGTTGCTGAAAGTTTATGGGCTGTCGCTCTCCGAGTTCTTCGCGGACCCGGAAAAACCTGATGAGCCGCAGGTGGTTATTAATCAGGATGACCTGATTGAAATCGGCAGTCAGGGTGTTTCAATGAAGTTGGTTCACAACGGAAATCCGAACCGGACACTGGCAATGATCTTCGAGACGTATCAACCGGGCACAACAACCGGGGAGCGGATCAAACACCAGGGTGAGGAAATAGGCACGATACTGGAAGGTGACGTGATTCTGACCATCAACGGCCAGGATTATCACCTCGTTGCAGGGCAAAGTTATGCCATCAACACCGGCATACCGCACAGCTTCAGCAACACTTCCGCAGGCATATGCCGCATCATCAGTGCCCATACCCCCACCACGTTCTGA
- the puuD gene encoding gamma-glutamyl-gamma-aminobutyrate hydrolase, whose product MGNIFDKPVIGVVMCRNRLKGHQTQTLQEKYLNAVLNAGGLPIALPHALAEPELLNALLPKLDGIFLPGSPSNVQPHLYGENGDEPDADPGRDELSMALITAGLERRIPIFAICRGLQELVVATGGTLYRRLCDQPQFLEHREDSELPVEQQYAPSHEVQVQEGGLLSRLIPGCNTFWVNSLHGQGAKTLGPLLRVEARSQDGLVEAASIHDHPFALGVQWHPEWNSSEYALSRLLLEGFITACQNHLAEKQRL is encoded by the coding sequence ATGGGCAATATATTTGACAAGCCAGTTATCGGTGTCGTGATGTGCAGGAACAGGCTTAAGGGTCACCAGACCCAGACCTTGCAAGAAAAGTACCTGAATGCTGTATTAAATGCCGGCGGTTTGCCGATTGCCCTGCCCCATGCGCTGGCGGAGCCGGAACTGCTGAATGCCCTTCTGCCAAAACTTGATGGAATCTTCTTACCCGGCAGCCCCAGCAATGTGCAGCCGCACCTCTATGGTGAAAACGGCGATGAGCCTGACGCCGATCCTGGGCGTGATGAATTGAGCATGGCGTTGATCACCGCCGGGCTCGAAAGGCGCATCCCCATTTTCGCCATCTGCCGGGGTTTGCAGGAACTTGTTGTCGCCACTGGCGGGACTCTGTATCGTCGCCTGTGCGATCAGCCTCAGTTCCTGGAACACCGTGAAGATTCGGAACTCCCGGTGGAGCAGCAGTATGCGCCATCACACGAAGTTCAGGTTCAAGAGGGAGGATTGCTTTCGAGATTAATACCGGGCTGCAACACGTTTTGGGTGAACTCATTACACGGTCAAGGCGCGAAAACGCTCGGTCCGCTGCTGCGCGTGGAAGCCCGCTCGCAGGATGGCCTGGTCGAAGCTGCCAGCATTCACGATCACCCGTTCGCCCTCGGTGTGCAATGGCACCCGGAATGGAACAGCAGCGAATACGCTCTGTCGCGTTTGTTGCTTGAAGGTTTTATCACCGCTTGTCAGAACCACCTCGCTGAAAAACAGCGACTCTGA
- a CDS encoding glutamine synthetase family protein — translation METNIVEVENFVQHSEERRSSAFAREVKTFLERYPNTQYVDVLLTDLNGCFRGKRIPVASLSKIEKGCYFPASVFAMDILGNVVEEAGLGQELGEPDRSCVPVLGTLTPSAADPEFIGQMMLTMLDEDGAPFDVEPRNVLNRLWQQLRQRGLFPVVAVELEFYLLDRQRDNEGFLQPPCAPGTDDRNTQSQVYSVDNLNHFADVLTDIDDLARLQLIPADGAVAEASPGQFEINLHHTDNVLDACDDALALKRLVRTVAEKHKMHATFMAKPYEEYAGSGMHIHISMLNSKGENVLSEADGEDSSILKRSLAGMIDLMPASMALLAPNVNSYRRFQPGMYVPTQASWGHNNRTVALRIPCGDRDNHRVEYRVAGADANPYLVMASILAGILHGLNNDLPLQEEVEGNGLEQEGLPFPIRQSDALWEFMQNDNLRELMGERFSHVFHACKNDELIQFERLITETEIEWMLKNA, via the coding sequence ATGGAAACCAATATCGTAGAAGTTGAGAATTTTGTTCAGCATTCCGAAGAGAGACGAAGTAGCGCGTTTGCGCGCGAAGTAAAAACCTTTCTCGAGCGTTACCCCAATACCCAATATGTTGATGTTCTGCTGACCGACCTGAACGGTTGCTTCCGAGGCAAACGTATCCCGGTCGCCAGCCTGAGTAAGATAGAGAAAGGCTGCTACTTCCCGGCGTCGGTATTTGCGATGGATATTCTCGGCAACGTCGTAGAAGAAGCGGGCCTGGGACAAGAGCTGGGCGAGCCGGACCGCAGCTGTGTCCCGGTACTGGGTACCTTAACCCCGTCAGCGGCTGACCCGGAATTTATCGGCCAAATGATGCTGACCATGCTGGATGAAGATGGCGCTCCCTTTGACGTTGAGCCGCGGAACGTGCTGAATCGACTCTGGCAGCAGCTGCGCCAGCGCGGTCTGTTCCCCGTGGTAGCGGTAGAGCTGGAGTTCTATTTACTTGACCGTCAGCGCGATAACGAAGGTTTCCTGCAGCCGCCCTGCGCGCCAGGCACCGATGACCGCAATACCCAAAGCCAGGTTTACTCCGTTGATAACCTCAACCACTTCGCGGACGTGCTGACCGATATCGACGATTTAGCGCGTTTGCAGCTGATCCCGGCGGATGGCGCAGTAGCCGAAGCGTCTCCGGGCCAGTTCGAAATCAACCTTCACCACACCGATAACGTGCTTGATGCCTGCGACGATGCGCTGGCGCTGAAACGTCTGGTGCGTACGGTGGCGGAAAAACACAAAATGCACGCCACCTTTATGGCGAAGCCGTATGAAGAATATGCCGGTAGCGGGATGCACATTCATATCAGCATGCTGAACAGCAAAGGCGAAAACGTGCTGTCTGAAGCCGATGGCGAAGATTCGAGCATCCTCAAGCGCTCGCTTGCGGGAATGATAGATCTGATGCCTGCATCTATGGCACTGTTAGCGCCGAACGTTAACTCCTACCGTCGTTTCCAGCCGGGTATGTACGTGCCAACGCAGGCTTCCTGGGGGCACAACAACCGTACCGTTGCGCTGCGCATCCCGTGTGGCGATCGTGACAATCACCGTGTCGAGTACCGCGTAGCGGGTGCTGATGCCAACCCATATCTGGTGATGGCGTCAATCCTCGCGGGTATTTTGCATGGTCTGAACAACGATCTGCCGCTTCAGGAAGAAGTCGAAGGCAATGGTCTGGAGCAGGAAGGTCTGCCGTTCCCGATTCGCCAGAGCGATGCGCTGTGGGAATTCATGCAAAACGACAACCTGCGTGAACTGATGGGTGAGCGCTTCAGCCATGTGTTCCACGCCTGTAAGAACGACGAGTTGATTCAGTTTGAGCGTCTGATCACAGAAACTGAAATTGAGTGGATGCTGAAAAACGCCTGA
- a CDS encoding APC family permease encodes MATNSSVELKSQAGKPQLRKSLKLWQVVVMGLAYLTPMSVFDTFGIVSGISHGHVPASYLLALAGVLFTAISYGKLVRQFPQAGSAYTYAQKSISPHVGFMVGWSSLLDYLFLPMINVLLAKIYLSALFPDVAPWIWVVGFVAILTAANLKSVNLVANFNTLFVLVQICIMVVFIILVVQGLHKGEGIGTVWSLQPFVSQNAHLIPIITGATIVCFSFLGFDAVTTLSEETPDAAKTIPKAIFLTAVYGGIIFIVASFFMQLFFPDISRFKNPDAALPEIALYVGGKLFQSIFLCTTFVNTLASGLASHASVSRLLYVMGRDNVFPEKYFGYVHPKWRTPALNVLMVGVVSLSALFFDLVTATALINFGALVAFTFVNLSVFNHFWRREGRNKTWKDKVNYLILPLIGAATVAVLWINLEATSLTLGLVWAGVGLLYLAYLTGRFRKPPPQFDSAKAERAWE; translated from the coding sequence ATGGCGACTAATTCCTCTGTCGAACTCAAGTCGCAGGCGGGTAAACCGCAGCTGCGCAAATCTTTAAAGCTCTGGCAAGTGGTGGTGATGGGTCTGGCCTATCTCACCCCGATGTCGGTGTTTGATACTTTCGGTATTGTTTCCGGCATCAGCCACGGGCACGTACCGGCGTCGTATTTGTTGGCGCTGGCGGGCGTGCTGTTTACCGCAATCAGCTACGGCAAACTGGTTCGCCAGTTCCCGCAGGCGGGCTCCGCTTATACCTACGCACAAAAATCCATAAGCCCCCACGTCGGCTTTATGGTCGGCTGGTCATCGCTGCTGGATTATCTGTTCCTGCCGATGATTAACGTCCTGCTGGCGAAAATCTATCTCTCCGCGCTGTTCCCTGACGTCGCGCCGTGGATCTGGGTGGTCGGTTTTGTGGCGATCCTCACCGCCGCGAACCTGAAAAGCGTTAACCTGGTGGCAAACTTCAACACGCTGTTTGTGCTGGTGCAGATTTGCATCATGGTGGTGTTCATCATCCTGGTGGTGCAAGGGCTGCATAAAGGAGAGGGCATCGGCACGGTCTGGTCGCTGCAACCATTTGTCAGCCAGAACGCGCACCTGATCCCGATTATCACCGGGGCAACGATAGTCTGCTTCTCGTTCCTGGGCTTCGATGCGGTGACTACGCTGTCGGAAGAAACCCCGGATGCGGCGAAGACTATCCCGAAAGCAATTTTTCTGACGGCGGTATATGGCGGGATCATCTTTATTGTGGCCTCGTTCTTCATGCAGCTGTTCTTCCCGGATATCAGCCGCTTCAAGAATCCGGATGCCGCGCTGCCGGAGATTGCGCTGTACGTGGGTGGCAAGCTGTTCCAGTCTATTTTCCTCTGCACCACGTTTGTGAATACCCTGGCATCGGGTCTGGCGTCTCATGCGAGCGTGTCGCGCCTGTTGTACGTTATGGGCCGGGATAACGTGTTCCCGGAAAAATATTTCGGTTATGTGCACCCGAAATGGCGCACCCCGGCGCTGAACGTGCTGATGGTGGGCGTGGTTTCGCTGTCGGCGTTGTTCTTCGACCTCGTGACCGCCACGGCGTTGATTAACTTCGGTGCGCTGGTGGCGTTTACCTTCGTGAACCTGTCGGTGTTCAACCACTTCTGGCGTCGTGAAGGTCGGAACAAAACCTGGAAAGACAAGGTGAACTACCTGATCCTGCCGTTGATTGGTGCCGCCACCGTCGCCGTGCTGTGGATCAACCTGGAAGCAACGTCCTTAACGTTGGGACTGGTGTGGGCCGGCGTGGGTTTACTGTATCTGGCGTACCTGACCGGACGCTTCCGCAAGCCGCCACCGCAGTTCGATTCAGCAAAAGCGGAGCGGGCCTGGGAG